In Festucalex cinctus isolate MCC-2025b chromosome 9, RoL_Fcin_1.0, whole genome shotgun sequence, the DNA window GATACAGACAGCCGTGTGTTCCTTCCAGCACATTGGAGTCAACTACAGTGAGTGAATATCATAGTAACTTCAGGCATTGTGTTTCGCTACAGGGTTTCAACATTAAGAGTGTGGCCTCTCATGGCATGAAACTCAACGTGTGGGATATTGGGGGGCAAAGGAAAATCAGACCTTTCTGGAAAAAGTATCTGGAGAACACAGATCTGTTGGTAAGTGACagcaaaagtcaaataaaaatgcactttgcACCTGTGTGAATTGCAATCAACTGTCTGAAGCCAATGTGTCGATTGCTTCTTTCAGATTTATGTTATTGACAGTGCGGACAAAAAGCGATTTGAAGAAACTGGATTGGTGAGTTTGATTCTGAAATAAATGTTATtctcaccaaaaaaacaacatcttgCAACAAACCTGCccctgctttgtttttgtttttttcttaaataaataacacacttCACAGTTAAGTTGCTTAGCAAGCAATCTAGTTACAATACAGGATTTGAAGTGTCCTTTACGTCTACTTATtaccttttaaaatgtttttaaacaaaaacataatggaCGGGGAAGTTGAAACCTTGCATACTTCCTTTTACAATAAACCTCAAGAGGGTCTCAAATTTGCATTCCTATATGCACAACACTCACTATCAGCCATTTCATTAAGCACTCTTGCACTTGAAAGTTGCAAATCTTCCATCGGCTTATCAGGAATATATATGAATTTATGAGCAGGAATAAATTGGATATTTGAAAAACTGCACGCTAGTCTAAAACGAGACCCAAATGTGGGATAATCAAATAATCACATGTAATGAGATACAGTGGGGAAATTCACTGCTTACAACAGCAAAAGACAGTGACAGATTTAAAATTCATACAATGTATTGAAAAAGAAGTCTTATCAAGTAACGGGATGAGAAAGAAAATGAAAGGTTCTTCACAAAAAGTGAGTCACAATTGCTTAACTTAGCGTGCATATTTTTGGAGTATGAAAGGACGCCACAGTACTCGTAGAAACCTCAGACAATCATGAGGACAGCATGCAAAGTCCACATAGAAAGAccagagattcaaacccagagcCTGTGACTGTGAAGCATGCATCATGCAGCTTAACGTCTTGTTTGCCTGCAGGAGTTATCCGAGCTGATAGACGAGGAAAACCTGAAGGGCGTTCCGGTGCTCATCTTTGCTAATAAGCAAGATCTGGCCACAGCGTCGCCGGCCAGCGAGATCGCCGAGGGTCTCAACCTTCATACGTACAGAGACCGCGAGTGGCAGATTCAGGCCTGCTCAGCGGTGTCTGGGGAAGGAGTTCAGGTCAGCTGGAAACGATGGCTTTCCTTATTTCTCCTCTTACTAAGCGTTAAGAGAGTGCATTTGAAAGGTTAAAAATGGTTATCTTATTTTTCTTGTCCAACAGGACGGCATGAACTGGATTTGCAACAACATCATGAATAAGAAGAAGTGAGCCCAAACAACATGCAACAAGCAACTAGTGTCATTTCCAtgtcaaaacacacacatacacacaatacAGATGTGAATTATTTCATTATATCGTCTGTCGTGCTATTAAATATTTAGGCTACGATAAGAAAATTAGGTTTGTATCGTGTTTATCATTGCTAAATGTTTCTGCCCCCTCATCCCAAAGATCATTGCCCGGTAATCTTGTGAAACTATGCAAACTATGCTTAAATATGTTAGTACTGTTGCCATCCGTACCATTTATACTGTAGTTCGATGTGGGTgtattttgcagatttttgaCCATAAAATGTTAAGTCATCTTCATTTGATTTTGTGACTTTCATTTCTAATCAGTCTGAAATGTCCTTATCTTAAATGATGAGGCAAAAATATCATCTACCCACCATACCTGTATGAGAGCATTGTATGTCATTCTCCTTTACTCTCATTGCTGTCATTTGCAGAGTTGCATTGAAAAGAATCCCTGTCTTCACTTGTTTGTCCTTGGACAAATGTGCCCAGAAGCCCatgcagctgtttttttttttttttttttttccctcaccttCCCGTACATTGTATTTGAGTTTGACCCTGATGTGCATTTTGCCGTCATAACTCATATTTAATGGCTCTTTTCTTGCTATCATGTGGAGATGTAATTACACATCTGAAAGCATTTCAACAGCACATCAGACTATGTTAGCTTGTCTTCCATATGAAGTGATTGCTTGATATTTGAGGGAGGGCGGGAGGCCCTTTTTGTTTCACGTTCTGACACAATGATGCTGAATGTGGTGAAAATCTCCATGGAAACACAAAGTAGAAGCAATCCTTGAACATTCCGTGGGCGTCTTCATCTGTTGAAGGAGCTCTGCGGGAGGCAGTGGGAACCATTTGGAGCGTGAAAGCACACTGCATTGTTCAGTGGTGCTTCTTTAACCAACAGGTGGCAGTGCAAGAGAAATATTACTGTCACATCGCAAGTGTTTTAGCACGTCACAGTCGAGAGGTTTCGGGTTTGAATCTCATGTACACTTTGTACGTTGTGCTTCTGTGTGGTACTTCCTACATCCCAAAGACTTTACATCCAGATGTTACAAAGACTGaatggaaaatggatgaatgggtaAAATCAAATCGAATCAAAGTGTGATGTCACGTTGTCACACGAGTTTCCATAGCAAACCTCCTTGTTATTCTCCATCCGCCAGCTCCCTCTCTCCTCCAGCCTCCATCCTTTTGTACGTCTGTCGCTTAATCATAGCCGCAGTCCTCAAAAGAAGACGTCCTGACAGACTggatgaaaacacacacaccggtAAGGACAAAAGATATCCTGTgcccttttgttttttaatctacaATATATTCATATGTTCCTGATTTATGCTGAACCATATCAGTGAATGGTACATGCTCTTATTTTTCCTGTAGGGCTCCAGTTATGCCAGAAGTCACCCATCCTATGTCCACACTAACCGCACCAGAGAGCCTCCACACCACACAGATGACCTTTCGCCCCCAGACCACAACTACACATCTTCCGTGGGAGGAGGTGCACATGCAAGTGCACACCGTCGTCATCGTGGTGATTTTTTGCGCCGTctgcctcctgctcctcctggCGTTCTTTTACGCCTTCTGCTTCCACTGCTCCATCACCTCAACGCCAAGAGAGTCCCACAGCGGCACCGGGAGCAGCATAGATCGAGAGGATGCCACCTTTAGGTGCACCTCGACTGAAGGCCTGTCATTTGGGAATCGTGTCTGACTGGCACACTGGATCGTTGCGTTTAATGGCGTGTATGATATACCAAACATACAAGCGTCACATAATCATTTATGACTAGTTGATGTGGCCTTGGAGCACATGGAAagctaaaatgaaagaaaaagtcaCTTTTTGCACTTTTTGTTAATTGTATATAAACCGTTTACAGGGTTGTGTAAATGTGTTTATACGTTGTGTTGTTAAGGATCATATTTTCTTTACTTTATAGTGGGATGCATTGTTTCCTTAAGTCAGGGATATGCGGTCAGGGTAGGCAGGAGAGGCAGAGCCTCACTTTCCCCTCCACTGCATgtgaagagttaaaaaaaaacaaaaaaacaaaaaacgtaatgattaaattattttccattttaggAATCTGATCCacattttacatatattttcttttcctaTCTGATAATGTCAATGCTTTTatcattaaaattaataaataactgAACTAGCCAATTCCACATGTGCTGGTATTCGAGTTGCTGTTTGTGCCTGTTTGCTGAGTTTCAATACTGTACTCCAATGGTGCAATGTGTAGAAGAAAATGTGGAGtgacaaaataaacaataacaaacaGGTCAGGTCTGCACACCCCTGTGAAGCCAACTTGCTTTACTTCTACTGAGCTGACAAGTTTGTTGTTACGGAAACATTCCGAAAGAGAAAGGACAAAGCCATTCAACTGTCAGATCTACAGCGTGACAACACTGCAAGAAATAACTCCAATTGTGTTCAACTGAATCACACAGCAGTGAacattttttggtgcaaaaaaaaaaaaagtcaatgtcaATGTACACACCACACATCACTGAAGCTCATCATGTCTAGCATCAACAGACCAAAAGGTTAAAACATATCTTAAACAACGGCTCATGTTCAGTGTTTTAAGTCAATTCCCAGCTATGGCATCAACTAGCGTCTGTTTGGCATTCCCATTTTAGCGTGGACCAGCTCAGGACACGGAACACATGGCGCTCTTGGAGCAGCTGGAGTCGCAGGAGCTGTCACGTGACTCCATCATGGAATCTCTGCCGTCACACCCGGGCAACCCCAGCTCCAGGTGAGCGTCCTCCGAACAGTCCTGCAAGGCATCTTTGTAATGGGACTGAGAAGATAACAAACAATATTGTGAATTTGAATGAAGAAACAAAACtttattttaacttaatttttcCGTTCTACCTTATGAACGGACATCTGCTCCACCCGACACTCTTCCACGGACTCCTCCAGGGAATGGCCTGAATTCTCCATCTTGATGTGATGAGAGTGAATTGACTTgacatcatcctcatcctcacctGGCACCAGTGGGAAAACCTGGAAGTAAGGATATCCAAAATCATGTTCAGAATGGAAATAAATGAGTAAgtacacaacttaaagttggaAATTTTTTAGgaaatcgaaaaaaaatgtaggctCCATACATAATGTATTGAACTGTATTCAAATTTCTATTGAACCACAAAAATATGGTGCGATTGTCAATATAGATGTGGAAGGCCACAAAACGGTTTTGTTGCATTCCTACCCGTCCTTCCGCGTCCCCCTCGGTGATGACCTCAGCAATGGTGGCCTTACTGATGGTCTGGGTCTCAAATTGGGGACACGCCGCTTGGGCGTTTCCGTCCTTGTCCCGCTTACCTTTCAGCCAGTAGGTCTCGATCTCAACATTGCCCTTAAGGATTACAGAAagggacattttttaaactcataaATTATTCATACCCTGGCCCAATTTTCAGTTGCAGTTAAATTTCTATTGGTTTAATGGGTATCGTCGCCTTAAAATTGTCAGATTAAATCATAATGTAAAATACTGAAAATTGCCTGTATTTTACACAACTTCCTGTCTtttgctgctcttttttttttttgccatttccaGCTATATTCATGGGtcaatgtgaaaaaaatgaaaattaacaaATGAAGGCCAGCAGACAAAGTTGAActtaatatattgttttttaatagattttttttttttttttattagattttccAACTTTCTAACTTGACTGTGTACTTGTCTCAATTATCAAAATTATAATACTttacaataataaatcaattgAAAGTGTGGTCTGATTTGAACTCCCACTGAGGtaaccaaatatggttccttcCTGGAAAAACCTTTGCTGTTCCTATATTTAAACATTCATAGCAC includes these proteins:
- the arl3l1 gene encoding ADP ribosylation factor like GTPase 3, like 1 isoform X2, which gives rise to MGEAQKGLLSVIEKLKGTSEQEVRIVLLGLDNAGKTTLLKSLASEDVNTITPTQGFNIKSVASHGMKLNVWDIGGQRKIRPFWKKYLENTDLLIYVIDSADKKRFEETGLELSELIDEENLKGVPVLIFANKQDLATASPASEIAEGLNLHTYRDREWQIQACSAVSGEGVQDGMNWICNNIMNKKK
- the arl3l1 gene encoding ADP ribosylation factor like GTPase 3, like 1 isoform X1 translates to MGEAQKVSGGIQPQGLLSVIEKLKGTSEQEVRIVLLGLDNAGKTTLLKSLASEDVNTITPTQGFNIKSVASHGMKLNVWDIGGQRKIRPFWKKYLENTDLLIYVIDSADKKRFEETGLELSELIDEENLKGVPVLIFANKQDLATASPASEIAEGLNLHTYRDREWQIQACSAVSGEGVQDGMNWICNNIMNKKK